A single region of the Corallococcus caeni genome encodes:
- a CDS encoding glucosamine-6-phosphate deaminase, whose amino-acid sequence MNPRVFQTEQEAASACAARIAEAVRHTPELVLGLVTGRSPLNVYRNLVDLAARGALDLSRATTFNVDEFLGLPPEDAGSFRAYMDRHLFRHVNLSTERIHFLDGCAPDAEAECARYDAALAAAGGLDLLLLGVGPNGHIAFNEPGEVLTARSHRARLSRETRLSHVMAFGDDPSKVPMAALTLGMAAVLQARKVVVLAFGVNKAAAVTAMVHGPLTPRWPASFLQLHRDVELWLDAGAASGLHGQGMQDARPRDGGA is encoded by the coding sequence ATGAACCCAAGGGTGTTCCAGACGGAGCAGGAGGCGGCCAGCGCCTGCGCGGCGCGCATCGCCGAGGCGGTGCGGCACACGCCGGAGCTGGTGCTGGGGCTCGTCACGGGGCGCTCGCCGCTCAACGTGTACCGGAACCTGGTGGACCTGGCGGCCCGGGGGGCGCTGGACCTGTCGCGGGCCACGACGTTCAACGTGGACGAGTTCCTGGGCCTGCCGCCGGAGGACGCGGGCAGCTTCCGCGCGTACATGGACCGGCACCTGTTCCGGCATGTGAATCTGTCAACGGAGCGGATCCACTTCCTCGACGGGTGCGCGCCGGACGCGGAGGCGGAGTGCGCGCGCTATGACGCGGCGCTCGCGGCGGCCGGGGGGCTGGACCTGCTGCTGCTGGGCGTGGGGCCCAACGGGCACATCGCGTTCAACGAACCCGGCGAGGTGCTGACGGCGAGGAGCCACCGCGCGCGCCTGTCGCGGGAGACGCGGCTGTCGCACGTGATGGCCTTCGGGGATGATCCGTCCAAGGTGCCCATGGCGGCGCTGACGCTGGGCATGGCGGCGGTGCTCCAGGCGCGCAAGGTGGTGGTGCTGGCGTTCGGCGTGAACAAGGCCGCGGCGGTGACGGCGATGGTGCACGGGCCGCTCACGCCCCGGTGGCCCGCGTCGTTCCTCCAGCTCCACCGCGACGTGGAGCTGTGGCTGGACGCCGGCGCGGCCAGCGGCCTGCACGGGCAAGGGATGCAGGACGCCCGGCCCCGCGACGGCGGCGCCTGA
- a CDS encoding lytic transglycosylase domain-containing protein, with amino-acid sequence MGRKRAVGGIEIPGWAWLVPCALVPVVLLNVGVAWLGGTQVSPLSLSFLQTKARALGAYVAHRPACVLDDHPPLEPLIADAERRHGIPPGLLRALIQVESETRVHRISPAGAMGPGQLMPDTAAQMRVEDPFDPAPSVDASGRYLAEQLRRFRDVRLAVAAYNAGPGSVNGHVPHNGETEFYVAKVLAAYEHTRPKAPVLAKRPAASEAPVKAPVLAKRPAASEAPAKATAAKAPVARKAPAPALNVKPPVAPKVAAPGKKPVLASARKPAASR; translated from the coding sequence GTGGGACGCAAGCGGGCCGTGGGCGGCATCGAGATTCCGGGATGGGCGTGGCTGGTGCCGTGCGCGCTGGTGCCCGTGGTGCTGCTCAACGTGGGCGTGGCCTGGCTGGGCGGGACGCAGGTGTCGCCGCTGTCCCTCTCCTTCCTCCAGACGAAGGCGCGCGCCCTGGGGGCCTACGTGGCGCACCGGCCCGCGTGCGTGCTGGATGACCACCCGCCGCTGGAGCCGCTCATCGCGGACGCGGAGCGCCGCCACGGGATTCCGCCGGGGCTCCTGAGGGCGCTCATCCAGGTGGAGTCGGAGACGCGGGTGCACCGCATCTCTCCCGCGGGGGCCATGGGGCCCGGGCAGCTGATGCCGGACACGGCGGCGCAGATGCGGGTGGAGGACCCCTTCGACCCGGCGCCGTCCGTCGACGCGAGCGGGCGCTACCTGGCCGAGCAGCTGCGCAGGTTCCGCGACGTGCGGCTGGCGGTGGCCGCGTACAACGCGGGCCCGGGGTCGGTGAACGGACACGTGCCACACAACGGGGAGACGGAGTTCTACGTGGCCAAGGTGCTCGCGGCCTATGAGCACACCCGGCCGAAGGCGCCGGTCCTGGCGAAGCGCCCGGCCGCCTCCGAGGCCCCGGTGAAGGCGCCGGTCCTGGCGAAGCGCCCGGCCGCCTCCGAGGCTCCGGCGAAGGCGACCGCCGCGAAGGCCCCCGTCGCGCGCAAGGCCCCCGCGCCCGCCCTGAACGTGAAGCCTCCCGTGGCTCCCAAGGTCGCCGCGCCGGGGAAGAAGCCCGTGCTCGCCTCCGCGCGCAAGCCCGCCGCGTCGCGCTGA
- a CDS encoding carboxypeptidase-like regulatory domain-containing protein produces MIDEVDLRMKAWVGRIATEAPVYLGVPDRESLDRGVCLYLLELGPAPLTRAGKRGGLQFTVCYLVTVGAETPERAHRLLGDLVFAAMSDKELEVDLSPVPAALWAGLRSVPRPAFRLRVQVRKERPLAEVRCLSLVDGASTPAPLLGRVVGPGDVPIRGAWVALPELQLSTRTDAQGQFHFPRLPPVESLGRLEVRAEGEMLAVESEVLATGTAPLIIRMLVKEE; encoded by the coding sequence ATGATCGACGAAGTCGATCTGCGCATGAAGGCGTGGGTGGGACGCATTGCCACGGAAGCGCCTGTCTATCTGGGCGTGCCCGACCGTGAGTCCCTGGACCGGGGTGTCTGTCTTTACCTCCTGGAGCTGGGGCCGGCGCCCCTGACGCGGGCGGGGAAGCGGGGCGGCCTGCAGTTCACCGTCTGTTATCTGGTGACGGTGGGCGCGGAGACGCCCGAGCGCGCGCACCGGCTGCTGGGCGACCTGGTCTTCGCGGCCATGAGCGACAAGGAGCTGGAGGTGGACCTGAGCCCGGTGCCGGCGGCGCTGTGGGCGGGCCTGCGCTCCGTGCCGCGTCCCGCCTTCCGCCTGCGGGTGCAGGTGCGCAAGGAGCGACCCCTGGCGGAGGTGCGATGTCTGTCATTGGTGGACGGGGCGTCCACGCCGGCCCCCCTGCTGGGTCGGGTGGTGGGGCCCGGTGACGTGCCCATCCGCGGCGCGTGGGTGGCGCTGCCGGAGCTGCAGCTGAGCACGCGCACGGACGCGCAGGGACAGTTCCACTTCCCCCGCCTGCCGCCGGTGGAGTCGCTGGGCCGGCTGGAGGTGCGCGCGGAGGGCGAGATGCTGGCGGTGGAGTCGGAGGTGCTCGCCACGGGGACTGCGCCGTTGATCATCCGGATGCTGGTGAAGGAGGAGTGA
- a CDS encoding YncE family protein, protein MKARHPVVRRVFQRTASAAMLLLGLAYGRTSHAQHFTVFESGQVRPLALSPNGQWLYAVNTPDNRLEIFQVAASGLTHKGSVPVGLEPVAVAARTNDEVWVVNHLSDSVSIVRVDANGQGGSVTRTLLVGDEPRDIVFAGTGKKRAFITAAHRGQNTGFDPQLTTPGIGRADVWVFDSENLGTTLGGTPLTRLSLFGDTPRALAATPDGSRVYAAAFHSGNRTSVVHESLVPNGGESVGGVPGPNVNHQGIAAPEVSVIVKYNGQDWLDILNRPWTDSLRFTLPDKDVFAISATANPPVQVSGAAGTYAGVGTILFNMAVNPVSGKVYVSNTEARNDLRFEGPGTLTGSSLRGHLHESRITVLGNASAPTVTPRHLNTHINYAACCAPTPNAESEKSLAQPTGMAVTSDGATLYVAAFGSSKLGVYATSQLEAGTFTPSTANQVSLSGGGPTGLVLDEARGRLYVLTRFDNALSVVDTATKTEVAHLPMFNPEPASVVQGRPFLYDARTSSSHGDSSCGSCHIFGDFDSTTWDLGNPDGDVRTSYNPVVPVLPEFGTDPTFGQDTAFHPMKGPLSTQSLRGMANQGPMHWRGDRTGGDSAPSVQPNSGTFDEVAAFKQFNPAFKDLLGRSSQLSETEMRKFSDFILQVVYPPNPIRKLDNSLTASQQAGKDFFTNTTSFFQGSCEACHRVDVNANPGEGPFKGFFGTDGRSSFDAEPLFPKVPHLRNMYQKVGMFGAGFPFGNTPVDPFLGDQVRGTGFNSDGAIPTLFLFNSGFDFHPVFNQVGIPDTPSGFQAKKDMEQYMFAFETNLAPIVGQQVTLTATNAAVVGSRIDLLMARADAGECDLVAKGRAGTSEMGFRYLGGGQFKADRAALPLVPSASLRSGVATNHGVLTYTCAPPGSGQRVGIDRDLDGFLDGDERAAGTHPANPASHP, encoded by the coding sequence ATGAAAGCCAGACACCCGGTGGTGCGCCGAGTCTTCCAGCGCACCGCGTCCGCGGCGATGCTGCTGTTGGGCCTTGCCTACGGCCGCACGTCGCACGCGCAGCACTTCACCGTCTTCGAGAGTGGCCAGGTCCGCCCCCTGGCCCTGTCGCCCAACGGCCAGTGGCTCTACGCCGTCAACACGCCTGACAACCGGTTGGAGATCTTCCAGGTCGCCGCCAGCGGCCTGACCCACAAGGGCTCCGTGCCCGTGGGCCTGGAGCCCGTGGCCGTCGCCGCGCGCACCAACGACGAGGTCTGGGTGGTCAACCACCTGTCCGACAGCGTCAGCATCGTGCGCGTGGACGCGAACGGGCAGGGTGGCAGCGTGACGCGGACGCTGCTCGTGGGTGACGAGCCCCGCGACATCGTCTTCGCCGGCACCGGCAAGAAGCGCGCGTTCATCACCGCCGCGCACCGCGGACAGAACACCGGGTTCGACCCGCAGCTCACCACGCCGGGCATCGGCCGCGCGGACGTCTGGGTGTTCGACTCGGAGAACCTGGGGACGACGCTGGGCGGCACGCCGCTCACCCGCCTGAGCCTCTTTGGCGACACGCCGCGCGCGCTCGCGGCCACGCCGGACGGCAGCCGCGTCTACGCGGCGGCGTTCCACTCCGGCAACCGCACCTCCGTGGTCCACGAGAGCCTGGTGCCCAACGGCGGCGAGTCCGTGGGCGGCGTCCCCGGCCCCAACGTCAACCACCAGGGCATCGCCGCCCCGGAGGTCTCCGTCATCGTGAAGTACAACGGCCAGGACTGGTTGGACATCCTCAATCGGCCGTGGACGGACTCCCTGCGCTTCACCCTGCCGGACAAGGACGTGTTCGCCATCTCCGCCACCGCCAACCCGCCCGTGCAGGTGTCCGGCGCCGCGGGCACCTACGCGGGCGTGGGCACCATCCTGTTCAACATGGCCGTCAACCCGGTGAGCGGGAAGGTCTACGTGAGCAACACCGAAGCGCGCAACGACCTGCGCTTCGAGGGCCCCGGCACGCTGACGGGGAGCAGCCTGCGCGGCCACCTGCACGAGAGCCGCATCACCGTGCTGGGCAACGCCAGCGCGCCCACCGTCACGCCCCGCCACCTCAACACGCACATCAACTACGCGGCCTGCTGCGCGCCCACGCCCAACGCGGAGAGCGAGAAGAGCCTCGCGCAGCCCACGGGCATGGCGGTGACGTCCGATGGCGCCACGCTCTATGTCGCCGCGTTCGGCTCGTCGAAGCTCGGCGTGTACGCGACGTCGCAGCTGGAGGCCGGCACCTTCACGCCCTCCACCGCGAACCAGGTCTCGCTGAGCGGCGGCGGCCCCACCGGCCTGGTGCTGGACGAGGCCCGGGGGCGACTGTACGTGCTCACCCGCTTCGACAACGCGCTCTCCGTCGTCGACACCGCGACGAAGACGGAGGTGGCGCACCTGCCCATGTTCAACCCGGAGCCCGCGAGCGTGGTGCAGGGCCGCCCGTTCCTCTACGACGCGCGCACCAGCTCCAGCCACGGCGACTCGTCCTGCGGCAGCTGCCACATCTTCGGTGACTTCGACAGCACCACCTGGGACCTGGGCAACCCGGATGGCGACGTGAGGACGAGCTACAACCCCGTCGTGCCGGTGCTGCCGGAGTTCGGCACGGACCCCACCTTCGGCCAGGACACGGCGTTCCACCCGATGAAGGGCCCCCTGTCCACGCAGAGCCTGCGCGGCATGGCCAACCAGGGCCCCATGCACTGGCGAGGGGACCGCACCGGCGGCGACAGCGCGCCCAGCGTGCAGCCCAACAGCGGCACCTTCGACGAGGTCGCGGCCTTCAAGCAGTTCAACCCCGCGTTCAAGGACCTGCTGGGCCGCAGCTCCCAGCTCTCCGAGACGGAGATGCGGAAGTTCTCCGACTTCATCCTCCAGGTCGTCTACCCGCCCAACCCCATCCGCAAGCTGGACAACTCGCTCACGGCTTCGCAGCAGGCGGGCAAGGACTTCTTCACGAACACCACCAGCTTCTTCCAGGGCTCGTGCGAGGCCTGCCACCGCGTGGACGTGAACGCGAACCCGGGGGAAGGCCCCTTCAAGGGCTTCTTCGGCACGGACGGCCGCAGCTCCTTCGACGCGGAGCCGCTGTTCCCCAAGGTCCCGCACCTGCGGAACATGTACCAGAAGGTCGGCATGTTCGGCGCCGGCTTCCCCTTCGGCAACACGCCTGTGGATCCGTTCCTGGGAGACCAGGTGCGCGGCACGGGCTTCAACAGCGACGGCGCCATCCCCACGCTGTTCCTCTTCAACAGCGGCTTCGACTTCCACCCCGTCTTCAACCAGGTGGGCATCCCGGACACGCCCTCGGGCTTCCAGGCGAAGAAGGACATGGAGCAGTACATGTTCGCCTTCGAGACCAACCTGGCGCCCATCGTCGGACAGCAGGTGACGCTCACCGCGACCAACGCGGCGGTGGTCGGCTCGCGCATCGACCTGTTGATGGCGCGCGCGGACGCGGGCGAGTGCGACCTCGTGGCCAAGGGCCGCGCGGGCACGTCCGAGATGGGCTTCCGCTACCTGGGCGGCGGGCAGTTCAAGGCGGACCGCGCGGCGCTCCCGCTGGTGCCGTCCGCGTCGCTGCGCTCGGGCGTCGCCACGAACCACGGCGTGCTGACGTACACCTGCGCGCCGCCGGGCTCCGGCCAGCGCGTGGGCATCGACCGCGACCTGGACGGCTTCCTCGACGGGGACGAGCGCGCCGCGGGCACCCACCCCGCGAACCCGGCCAGCCACCCGTAG
- a CDS encoding alpha/beta fold hydrolase, whose protein sequence is MTNETQTGSPRTGRISGSFLTTRDGTQLYFKDWGPRQGQPVVFSHGWPLTSDAFEDQMLFLSERGYRTIAHDRRGHGRSSQPWDGHDMDTYADDLAELTSALDLRKAVHVGHSTGGGEVARYIGRHGTGRVAKAVLISAVPPIMLKTDWHPNGLPMKVFDDIRAGVRGDRSSFFKELSMAFYGFNRPGAQVSEGLRESFRLQGVMGSLKAEYDCVKAFSETDFRADLARFDVPTLVMHGDDDQIVPIDGAARITVTLAKGAKLQVYPGFSHGMCSVNKDVINKDLLAFLQG, encoded by the coding sequence ATGACGAACGAAACCCAGACGGGCTCCCCTCGCACGGGACGGATTTCCGGCAGCTTCCTCACCACGCGGGACGGCACGCAGCTCTACTTCAAGGACTGGGGTCCCAGGCAGGGGCAGCCGGTGGTCTTCTCCCACGGCTGGCCGCTCACGTCCGACGCCTTCGAGGACCAGATGCTGTTCCTGTCCGAGCGCGGGTATCGGACCATCGCCCATGACCGGCGGGGGCACGGGCGCTCGTCACAGCCGTGGGACGGCCACGACATGGACACGTATGCGGATGACCTCGCGGAGCTGACGTCCGCGCTGGACCTGCGCAAGGCCGTCCACGTCGGCCACTCCACGGGCGGGGGGGAAGTGGCGCGCTACATCGGGCGTCATGGCACCGGGCGCGTGGCGAAGGCGGTGCTCATCAGCGCCGTGCCGCCCATCATGCTCAAGACGGACTGGCACCCCAACGGCCTGCCCATGAAGGTCTTCGATGACATTCGCGCGGGCGTGCGCGGGGACCGCTCCAGCTTCTTCAAGGAGCTGAGCATGGCCTTCTATGGCTTCAACCGGCCGGGCGCGCAGGTGTCAGAGGGGCTGCGCGAGAGCTTCCGCCTCCAGGGCGTGATGGGGAGCCTGAAGGCCGAGTACGACTGCGTGAAGGCCTTCTCCGAGACGGACTTCCGCGCGGACCTGGCCCGCTTCGACGTGCCCACGCTGGTGATGCACGGAGACGACGATCAGATCGTCCCCATCGACGGCGCGGCGCGCATCACGGTGACCCTCGCGAAGGGCGCGAAGCTCCAGGTCTACCCGGGCTTCAGTCACGGCATGTGCTCGGTGAACAAGGACGTCATCAACAAGGACCTGCTGGCGTTCCTCCAGGGCTGA